Proteins encoded by one window of Lathyrus oleraceus cultivar Zhongwan6 chromosome 1, CAAS_Psat_ZW6_1.0, whole genome shotgun sequence:
- the LOC127115191 gene encoding uncharacterized protein LOC127115191 gives MNAILEDIICDIGVDAFKKTHVEDTLQRDLEEPLYSGCKFFTRLSVILRLFNLKEKERNVSRRYENLKECSRCMESHYKKKDTIVEDDDDVTRKGVHSKVMWKLIKLHSFARLASTDTKDIDTFFYKQTLDHFNYKPESYNTFDQRYLINFKYWGGANYSAPIFVYLGAEDAIDPSPYSVGFMIDNAPTFKALLVYIEHRYYGKSIPFGSREEAYKNASTLGYLNSAQALADYADVIIHIKKTLQAQNSPIVVIGGSYGGMLASWFRLKYPHLTIGALASSAPILSTDDIVHPNAYMDVVSRDFKEVSDTCYETILNSWSEIDRVTSETNGLSILSKKFNTCSPLNNSSELSHYLENMYVFAAQYNHPSSSPVTTICNGIDKASFGNDVLDKIYSGIVAFIGNDTCQINDPTSISETPISETDIETETRMGWGWQICSELVVRHGIGNDTMFRPSPFDLEKYISNCKEEYDVSPRSHWISTYYGGHNLKTILQRFGSNIIFSNGLQDPLSSGGILHDLSKSIVAIYTKKGSHCLDIQSSSPSDPVWLIKQRKQEVKIIKRWIAQYYTDLDALH, from the exons ATGAATGCTATTTTAGAAGATATAATTTGTGATATTGGAGTAGATGCTTTTAAGAAAACTCATGTGGAAGATACTTTGCAAAGAGACCTCGAAGAGCCGTTATATTCAGGATGCAAATTTTTTACAAGATTGTCAGTTATATTAAGATTATTTAATCTTAAGGAAAAAG AAAGAAATGTTTCTAGAAG GTATGAAAACTTGAAGGAGTGCTCGAGGTGTATGGAGTCACACTACAAGAAGAAGGACaccattgttgaagatgatgatgatgtaacTAGAAAAGGTGTTCATTCCAAGGTGATGTG GAAATTAATCAAACTACACAGCTTTGCACGTTTGGCTTCAACGGATACAAAAGACATTGACACATTTTTCTATAAACAAACATTAGATCATTTCAATTATAAACCTGAAAGCTATAATACTTTTGATCAAagatatttgatcaattttaAATATTGGGGTGGAGCAAATTATTCTGCTCCAATATTTGTTTATTTAGGTGCAGAAGACGCAATCGATCCTAGTCCTTATTCAGTAGGATTTATGATTGACAATGCACCTACTTTTAAGGCCCTTCTAGTATACATAGAg CATCGGTACTATGGAAAATCAATACCATTTGGATCTAGGGAAGAAGCATATAAGAATGCAAGTACTCTTGGGTATTTAAACTCGGCACAGGCACTTGCAGATTATGCAGATGTGATTATCCACATCAAAAAAACATTGCAAGCTCAAAATTCTCCTATTGTTGTAATTGGAGGATCATATGGTGGAA TGTTGGCTTCATGGTTTAGATTAAAATATCCTCATTTGACTATTGGTGCTTTGGCCTCATCTGCTCCTATCCTCAGCACTGATGATATCGTTCATCCCAATGCTTATATGGATGTTGTTTCAAGGGATTTTAAA GAAGTCAGTGACACGTGTTATGAAACAATACTTAATTCTTGGTCTGAAATTGACAGAGTAACTTCTGAAACAAACGGTCTTTCTATTCTTAGCAAAAAATTCAACACCTGCAG TCCATTGAACAACTCTTCTGAATTGTCTCACTATTTAGAAAACATGTATGTTTTTGCTGCTCAATACAATCATCCTTCGAGTTCTCCGGTTACTACTATATGTAATGGAATTGATAAAGCTTCTTTTGGAAATGATGTTCTTGATAAAATATATTCTGGCATTGTGGCTTTCATTGGAAATGACACATGTCAAATTAATGATCCTACATCTATATCTGAGACACCTATATCTGAGACTGATATTGAGACTGAGACAAGGATGGGTTGGGGATGGCAG ATATGTAGCGAATTGGTGGTACGACACGGAATAGGAAATGATACTATGTTTCGACCTTCCCCCTTTGACTTAGAGAAATACATTTCAAATTGCAAGGAAGAATATGACGTTTCTCCTCGCTCACATTGGATTTCTACCTACTATGGAGGCCAT AATTTGAAGACGATTCTTCAAAGATTTGGAAGTAATATTATTTTTTCAAATGGGTTACAAGATCCTCTTAGTAGTGGCGG AATTCTACACGACCTATCAAAAAGTATTGTTGCTATATATACAAAAAAAG GATCTCATTGTCTAGATATTCAGTCTTCATCACCGAGTGATCCAGTATGGCTGATTAAACAAAGAAAACAAGAAGTCAAGATTATAAAACGGTGGATTGCACAATATTACACTGATCTTGATGCACTCCATTGA
- the LOC127081154 gene encoding magnesium-chelatase subunit ChlI, chloroplastic — protein sequence MASTTLGTSSIAFLPSRYLSSPSSNPSIHTLSLSSGQSCGRKFCGGIGINGTKGKSRFPVVNVATEVNSVEQGLNTIAKESQRPVYPFAAIVGQDEMKLCLLLNVIDPKIGGVMIMGDRGTGKSTTVRSLVDLLPEIKVVFGDPYNSDPEDPEVMGIEVRDRVIKGEQLSIVLSKINMVDLPLGATEDRVCGTIDIEKALTEGVKAFEPGLLAKANRGILYVDEVNLLDDHLVDVLLDSAASGWNTVEREGISISHPARFILIGSGNPEEGELRPQLLDRFGMHAQVGTVRDAELRVKIVEERARFDKNPKEFRETYNAEQEKLTEQITSARSLLSSVQIDQDLKVKISRVCAELNVDGLRGDIVSNRAAKALAALKGRDKVSVEDIATVIPNCLRHRLRKDPLESIDSGLLVTEKFYEIFS from the exons ATGGCTTCAACTACACTAGGCACTTCTTCAATTGCGTTTCTTCCTTCACGCTACCTTTCTTCCCCTTCTTCCAACCCTTCCATTCACACACTCTCTCTATCCTCAG GGCAAAGCTGTGGTAGAAAGTTTTGTGGAGGAATTGGAATTAATGGCACAAAGGGGAAGTCTCGGTTTCCTGTTGTCAATGTTGCTACCGAAGTTAACTCTGTAGAACAG GGTCTGAATACTATTGCTAAAGAAAGCCAGAGGCCAGTGTATCCTTTTGCTGCTATAGTTGGACAGGATGAGATGAAGCTTTGCCTTCTCCTTAATGTCATCGATCCTAAGATTGGAGGTGTAATGATAATGGGGGATAGAGGAACAGGAAAGTCCACAACGGTTAGGTCATTGGTCGATTTACTTCCTGAAATCAAGGTTGTTTTTGGTGATCCTTACAATTCAGACCCAGAAGATCCAGAAGTGATGGGAATCGAAGTGCGAGACCGAGTAATAAAAGGAGAGCAACTTTCCATCGTGTTGAGCAAAATTAACATGGTTGATTTACCTTTAGGAGCTACAGAAGATAGGGTTTGTGGAACAATTGATATCGAAAAAGCTCTCACGGAGGGTGTCAAGGCATTTGAGCCTGGACTACTAGCTAAAGCTAATAGAGGAATCTTATACGTCGATGAAGTTAATCTTTTGGATGATCATTtagttgatgtgttgttggattCTGCTGCATCAGGTTGGAACACAGTGGAGAGAGAGGGTATCTCTATCTCGCATCCTGCTCGGTTTATCCTAATCGGTTCTGGAAATCCTGAAGAAGGGGAGCTCAGGCCACAACTGCTTGATAGGTTTGGAATGCATGCTCAAGTGGGGACTGTTAGAGACGCTGAACTGAGAGTGAAGATTGTAGAAGAGAGAGCTAGGTTCGACAAAAACCCGAAGGAATTTCGAGAGACTTACAATGCCGAGCAAGAGAAGCTCACGGAACAAATCACCTCAGCAAGGAGTTTACTTTCTTCAGTTCAAATTGATCAAGATCTGAAAGTGAAAATCTCGAGGGTGTGCGCAGAGTTGAACGTGGACGGATTGAGAGGAGACATTGTATCAAATAGAGCTGCTAAAGCTTTGGCTGCTTTGAAGGGAAGAGACAAAGTGAGTGTAGAGGATATTGCTACTGTCATCCCTAACTGCTTGAGACACCGTCTTAGAAAGGATCCTTTGGAGTCGATAGACTCGGGTTTACTCGTCACCGAGAAATTTTACGAAATATTCAGCTGA